In Lacrimispora indolis DSM 755, a genomic segment contains:
- a CDS encoding DUF1576 domain-containing protein, with amino-acid sequence MTGQPSFKVRNCGPLSRRTKFQILALVPIYFIVAGFFLQPFDGIWRGIITIVREPDFLITDYFAIGGVGAAFVNAGVLTLLSIAIVYFLGMEMSGHTITSCFLMFGFSLFGKNIMNIWAIMMGICLYSYYHKTSITRYIYVGFYGTSLSPIITQIMQIGNLHLASRLILSILVGLAIGFVLPPLSTHTHYAHKGYSLYNVGFSAGIIAVVIVSLMKSFGINIEARLIWSEGNNELFAKLLLFLFFGMIIFAFLLSENVGRRYLDILKTYGLSGTDYVKSEGFAPTLLNMGINGVMSTLILVMIGGALNGPTIGGIFTIVGFSATGKHIRNIFPIMMGVILGGLVQNWSITDPSALLALLLSTTLAPIAGEFGVVAGIIAGFLHSAAALNVGIVYGGMNLYNNGFAGGLIATFLVPVLQSIRDRKAHAHVHDSL; translated from the coding sequence ATGACAGGACAACCTTCATTTAAAGTAAGAAATTGCGGACCGCTGTCCAGGCGGACGAAATTTCAGATTCTTGCCCTGGTGCCGATTTATTTTATTGTTGCAGGCTTCTTTCTGCAGCCGTTTGATGGAATTTGGAGGGGTATTATTACGATTGTCAGGGAACCGGATTTCCTGATTACGGATTATTTTGCTATTGGCGGAGTAGGAGCTGCATTTGTTAATGCGGGTGTATTGACCTTATTAAGTATTGCAATTGTGTATTTTCTTGGTATGGAGATGAGCGGCCATACTATAACCTCATGCTTTCTCATGTTTGGTTTTTCCCTTTTCGGGAAAAATATCATGAATATATGGGCTATTATGATGGGGATTTGCCTGTATTCTTATTATCACAAAACTTCCATAACACGTTATATCTATGTTGGCTTTTACGGGACTTCTTTGTCACCGATCATTACTCAGATCATGCAGATCGGTAATCTGCATCTGGCTTCCAGGCTGATTTTAAGCATTCTTGTCGGATTGGCCATTGGATTTGTGCTTCCGCCCTTATCCACACATACGCATTACGCCCACAAGGGATATTCTCTTTATAATGTGGGTTTTTCCGCTGGAATCATTGCTGTTGTTATTGTCTCCCTGATGAAGTCCTTTGGAATTAATATAGAGGCAAGGCTCATCTGGTCTGAGGGAAACAATGAGCTTTTTGCAAAGCTGCTTCTGTTTTTGTTCTTTGGCATGATAATTTTTGCATTTCTGCTGTCAGAGAATGTTGGAAGGCGTTATCTGGACATACTAAAAACATACGGCCTCAGCGGGACGGATTATGTAAAAAGCGAAGGATTTGCACCTACTCTTCTTAATATGGGGATTAACGGTGTCATGTCAACCCTTATCCTTGTCATGATAGGAGGAGCTTTAAACGGACCGACTATTGGAGGAATATTCACCATTGTAGGCTTCAGCGCAACGGGAAAGCATATCCGAAACATTTTCCCCATTATGATGGGAGTAATTCTGGGAGGCTTGGTCCAGAACTGGAGCATTACGGATCCCAGTGCCCTTCTGGCACTTTTATTGTCTACCACCCTTGCGCCCATTGCCGGTGAGTTCGGTGTTGTTGCGGGGATTATAGCCGGATTTCTTCATTCTGCCGCAGCGCTTAATGTAGGCATTGTTTACGGCGGTATGAACCTTTATAACAATGGCTTTGCAGGAGGCCTCATAGCCACCTTCCTGGTGCCGGTACTCCAGTCCATCCGGGACAGAAAGGCACATGCACATGTTCATGATTCCTTATAG
- a CDS encoding ABC-F family ATP-binding cassette domain-containing protein, protein MLYQIKDGTVTAGGSLILSHIDFEIHGKEKIAVVGNNGAGKTTLLRLIAGELELDRDDKREGPGITSSRKLTVGYLKQQAFEDKGRTVGEELLSSCPFADSFAMERFEYEREYDTLFTGFGFTREDKKKRLSQFSGGEQTKIALIRHLLLKPDILLLDEPTNHLDIQATEWLEQYMDQYEKAVIMVSHDRFFLDRTASVIYELSGKKLTKYPGNYTHYREEKRKAIRIQTKAYERQQEELKRLNDLVERFKHKPNKAAFARSKRKAMERLGQAVKPEEDDIHMFTGPLEPAFLGSKWVFEAEHLKLGYDRPLLELTMRIRRGQKIGILGPNGAGKSTFLKTAAGLISPVSGEYSLGNQITIGYFDQHSSEIDSDKSVAQHFHDLFPSLTEKEVRSTLGAYLFGGKEAGKRVGLLSGGEKARLVLAELLQSRPNFLILDEPTNHMDIRAKETLESAFRAYTGTILFVSHDRYFLSRVAESVLIFENQSAFYYPFGYEHYLEGRRKAERGGGIAAQIKAEEQALIAGMRGVPKAERHRLKEIPVEEAYLEWKLGLVLERLLPERDLVMELTAAMEGLKDEWLESEDFWKGKEWEESGRYEELKKECQKAWENWHELCLEWFDTAYEEEM, encoded by the coding sequence ATGTTGTATCAGATAAAGGATGGGACAGTCACTGCCGGGGGCAGCCTGATCCTGTCACATATTGATTTTGAAATACATGGCAAGGAAAAGATAGCGGTAGTTGGAAACAATGGAGCCGGAAAAACCACTCTTTTAAGGCTGATAGCAGGAGAATTGGAACTGGACCGGGATGACAAGAGGGAAGGTCCGGGGATCACCAGCTCCAGAAAATTGACGGTGGGTTACTTAAAGCAGCAGGCATTTGAGGATAAGGGCAGGACAGTAGGGGAAGAGCTGCTGTCCTCCTGTCCTTTTGCGGATTCCTTTGCAATGGAACGGTTTGAGTATGAACGGGAATATGATACGCTGTTTACCGGGTTTGGATTTACAAGGGAAGATAAAAAGAAAAGGCTTTCCCAGTTTTCCGGCGGGGAGCAGACGAAGATTGCTCTTATCCGCCATCTGCTGTTAAAGCCGGATATCCTCCTCTTGGATGAGCCGACCAACCACCTGGATATCCAGGCAACAGAGTGGCTGGAGCAGTATATGGATCAATATGAAAAAGCGGTGATCATGGTATCGCATGACCGCTTTTTTCTGGACCGGACGGCATCGGTGATCTATGAGCTGTCAGGTAAAAAACTGACAAAATATCCGGGCAATTATACCCATTACCGGGAAGAGAAGAGAAAGGCCATACGGATACAGACAAAGGCCTATGAGCGGCAGCAGGAGGAGCTGAAGCGCTTAAATGATCTGGTGGAACGGTTTAAGCATAAGCCAAATAAGGCCGCATTTGCCAGGTCCAAAAGAAAGGCAATGGAAAGGCTGGGCCAGGCAGTGAAGCCGGAGGAGGATGACATCCACATGTTCACAGGACCCTTGGAGCCGGCTTTTTTAGGAAGCAAATGGGTCTTTGAAGCGGAGCACTTAAAACTCGGCTATGACCGCCCTCTCCTTGAACTGACAATGAGGATCCGCAGAGGGCAGAAGATAGGGATCCTGGGACCCAATGGGGCCGGAAAGAGCACTTTTTTAAAGACTGCGGCAGGCCTTATCTCTCCTGTTTCCGGGGAGTATTCCCTGGGAAATCAGATCACCATAGGTTATTTTGACCAGCATTCTTCGGAAATTGATTCTGATAAATCCGTGGCACAGCATTTTCATGATCTCTTTCCCTCTTTAACGGAAAAAGAAGTCCGAAGCACGTTGGGAGCATATCTGTTTGGCGGAAAAGAGGCGGGAAAACGGGTGGGCCTTTTGTCGGGAGGGGAAAAGGCAAGGCTCGTCCTTGCGGAGCTTTTGCAGAGCCGGCCTAATTTTCTGATCCTGGATGAGCCTACCAACCACATGGATATCAGGGCAAAGGAGACCTTGGAATCCGCGTTCCGGGCTTATACTGGAACGATTTTGTTCGTATCCCATGACCGTTACTTTTTAAGCCGGGTGGCGGAGTCGGTTCTCATATTTGAGAATCAGTCTGCCTTTTACTATCCTTTTGGCTATGAGCATTATCTGGAAGGCCGCAGAAAGGCAGAGCGGGGAGGAGGAATCGCAGCGCAGATCAAAGCGGAGGAGCAGGCTTTGATCGCCGGAATGCGCGGAGTTCCCAAGGCAGAACGGCACCGGTTAAAAGAGATACCGGTGGAGGAAGCTTATCTGGAATGGAAGCTTGGCCTGGTTCTGGAGCGGCTTTTGCCGGAAAGGGACCTGGTGATGGAATTGACAGCCGCCATGGAAGGGCTGAAGGATGAGTGGCTGGAATCGGAAGACTTTTGGAAGGGAAAAGAGTGGGAGGAATCCGGCCGGTATGAGGAGCTGAAAAAAGAGTGCCAGAAGGCATGGGAAAACTGGCATGAGCTGTGTCTGGAATGGTTTGATACGGCTTATGAGGAAGAGATGTAA